A region of Thermococcus piezophilus DNA encodes the following proteins:
- a CDS encoding helix-turn-helix domain-containing protein yields MLEKEKEALAKRIAGEITLSSDPGKTMRKWREIFGISQTELAEYLGVSSSVISDYEGGRRKSPGASTIRKFVEALLEIDERRGGNVIKAFSKTLGNELPTNAILDIREFALPVTIKDIVSAVKGEVVANMHLLDRKIYGYTVVDSIKAILEMSAEEFLKLYGWTTERALIFTKVTTGRSPMIAVRVQGLKPAVVVLHGVKKLDELAVKLAERERVPLIVSHTETEAELITGLRKLVEKTEREL; encoded by the coding sequence ATGCTTGAAAAGGAGAAAGAAGCTCTCGCCAAGAGGATAGCAGGGGAAATAACCCTCTCCTCCGACCCCGGAAAGACCATGCGCAAATGGAGGGAGATATTCGGTATAAGTCAGACGGAGCTCGCCGAATACCTCGGCGTCTCTTCTTCCGTCATAAGCGACTATGAAGGTGGGAGGAGGAAGAGTCCTGGTGCCTCAACCATAAGGAAGTTTGTAGAGGCCCTCCTGGAAATAGACGAGCGCAGAGGAGGCAACGTCATAAAAGCCTTCAGCAAGACTCTCGGGAACGAGCTTCCAACCAACGCTATTCTGGACATAAGGGAATTCGCACTGCCCGTCACGATAAAGGACATTGTGAGTGCCGTCAAAGGTGAGGTAGTGGCGAACATGCACCTCCTCGACAGGAAGATATACGGCTACACAGTCGTTGACAGCATCAAAGCGATCCTCGAGATGTCGGCGGAAGAGTTCCTTAAGCTCTACGGATGGACGACGGAGAGGGCGCTCATATTCACCAAGGTAACGACTGGAAGGAGTCCAATGATAGCCGTCCGCGTTCAGGGGCTCAAGCCGGCAGTTGTGGTGCTTCACGGCGTCAAGAAGCTCGATGAGCTAGCGGTAAAGCTTGCCGAGCGCGAGCGCGTTCCCCTCATAGTATCCCACACAGAAACCGAGGCAGAGCTCATAACAGGCCTCAGAAAACTTGTGGAAAAGACAGAAAGGGAGCTTTAA
- the gltA gene encoding NADPH-dependent glutamate synthase, whose protein sequence is MERAKPKLIKERVPTPEVPVEERVRSFVEVNLGYDFASALKEAERCIQCPPEYAPCIKGCPVHINIPGFIRALRENPDNPDEAVKNALRVIWNDNTLPAVTGRVCPQEEQCEMNCVMGKVGEPINIGKLERFVADYARKHGIEEVLLKEFMGDNGEMKGKVAVIGSGPAGLTCAGELVKMGYKVTIFEALHKPGGVLIYGIPEFRLPKEILEKEIAKLRELGVEIKLDYIVGKTVTLEELLEEYDAVFIGTGAGTPKLLNIPGILLDRIYTANEFLTRINLMKAYLFPEYDEPIAIGKKTIVIGAGNTAMDAARSALRLGTEVTIAYRRGREDMTARIEEIQHAEEEGVKFEFFVNPVEFIGDENGKVKAVKFEKMRPLDERDSRGKRKIVGTVEYITLKADTVIIAIGLEPNKIISEEATGLKTNSDGTLVVDENLMTSIPGVFAGGDAIRGEATVILAMGDGKKAAKAIHNYIQAKKANA, encoded by the coding sequence ATGGAGAGGGCCAAACCTAAGCTTATCAAGGAGCGCGTTCCCACTCCAGAAGTGCCAGTGGAGGAGAGGGTGAGGAGCTTCGTTGAGGTTAACCTCGGTTATGACTTTGCTTCGGCCCTAAAGGAAGCGGAGCGCTGCATACAGTGTCCACCCGAGTACGCGCCATGCATCAAAGGATGCCCTGTCCACATAAACATACCAGGATTCATAAGGGCCCTCCGTGAGAACCCTGATAACCCGGATGAAGCCGTCAAGAACGCCCTGCGTGTAATATGGAACGACAATACCTTACCTGCGGTTACGGGAAGGGTCTGCCCGCAAGAGGAGCAGTGTGAGATGAACTGTGTGATGGGTAAGGTCGGAGAGCCGATAAACATAGGCAAGCTGGAGAGGTTCGTGGCTGACTACGCGAGGAAACACGGCATAGAGGAAGTGCTCCTCAAGGAATTCATGGGAGACAATGGGGAAATGAAGGGAAAGGTCGCCGTGATCGGAAGCGGGCCTGCTGGCCTGACCTGTGCGGGAGAGCTTGTGAAGATGGGCTACAAGGTTACCATCTTCGAGGCCCTTCACAAGCCAGGTGGAGTACTTATCTATGGAATTCCCGAATTCAGGCTCCCGAAGGAAATACTCGAGAAAGAGATAGCAAAGCTCAGGGAGTTGGGAGTTGAGATAAAGCTAGACTACATCGTCGGGAAGACTGTAACTCTTGAGGAACTCCTTGAAGAGTACGATGCAGTCTTTATCGGCACCGGTGCCGGTACTCCAAAGCTCCTGAACATACCCGGGATCCTTCTCGACAGGATTTACACCGCAAACGAGTTCCTCACGAGGATTAACCTCATGAAGGCATACCTCTTCCCCGAATATGACGAGCCGATAGCAATAGGAAAGAAGACAATCGTTATTGGGGCTGGAAACACGGCGATGGATGCAGCGCGCTCCGCCCTCAGGCTGGGTACTGAAGTTACGATAGCCTACCGTCGCGGAAGGGAAGACATGACCGCCCGTATCGAAGAGATTCAGCACGCTGAGGAAGAAGGTGTTAAGTTTGAGTTCTTCGTGAATCCGGTCGAGTTCATAGGGGACGAGAACGGTAAAGTGAAGGCAGTGAAGTTCGAGAAGATGAGGCCGCTCGATGAGCGTGATAGCAGAGGTAAGAGAAAGATAGTTGGCACCGTTGAGTACATAACGCTGAAAGCCGACACTGTCATCATCGCCATTGGCCTTGAACCCAACAAAATAATAAGCGAGGAAGCCACCGGTCTCAAGACGAACTCCGATGGAACACTTGTGGTGGACGAGAACCTCATGACAAGCATCCCGGGCGTCTTTGCAGGCGGAGACGCAATAAGGGGAGAAGCGACCGTCATCCTAGCGATGGGTGATGGAAAAAAGGCGGCAAAGGCAATCCACAATTATATACAAGCCAAGAAGGCGAACGCTTGA
- a CDS encoding nicotinate phosphoribosyltransferase: MRDFYIAHEEDIKAGRTTDVYFIRTKKILEKKGIHKKVFADVTTTGLPKGWKWGVLVGIEEVAKLLEGLPVNVYAMPEGTIFHPYEPVLQIEGYYEEFGIYETALLGMLSQASGIATAALRVKIAANFKPVYSFGIRHMHPAIAPMIDRSAFIGGCDGVSGVLGAEMIGEKPVGTMPHALILTVGDQMKAWKYFDEVVEPEVPRTALVDTICDEKFEALMAAEALGERLTAVRLDTPGSRRGNFRRIIEEVRWELDLMGYDHVKIFVSGGLNEESIREIVDITDAFGVGSSIASAKPIDFSLDIVEIEGKPFTKRGKLSGRKQIYRCENGHYHRVPADKKLERCPVCGAKVEPLLKPLIENGEIVAELPKAREIREYVLEQAERFKLDLE, from the coding sequence ATGAGGGATTTCTATATCGCCCACGAGGAAGATATAAAAGCCGGAAGGACCACTGACGTTTACTTCATCAGGACAAAGAAAATCCTTGAGAAAAAGGGCATCCACAAGAAGGTTTTCGCCGACGTAACCACGACGGGACTTCCAAAGGGCTGGAAGTGGGGAGTTCTGGTTGGAATCGAAGAAGTTGCCAAGCTCCTCGAAGGCCTGCCGGTGAACGTCTACGCCATGCCAGAGGGGACGATATTCCATCCCTACGAACCAGTTCTTCAGATTGAGGGATACTACGAGGAATTCGGCATCTACGAGACTGCTTTACTTGGAATGCTCAGCCAGGCGAGCGGTATAGCCACCGCAGCATTGAGGGTCAAGATCGCCGCGAACTTCAAGCCAGTTTATTCCTTTGGCATAAGGCACATGCATCCGGCAATAGCTCCAATGATTGACCGCTCGGCTTTCATAGGTGGCTGTGATGGAGTAAGCGGCGTTCTTGGGGCGGAGATGATAGGTGAAAAGCCCGTTGGAACGATGCCTCACGCGCTGATTCTTACCGTAGGTGACCAAATGAAAGCCTGGAAGTACTTCGACGAGGTCGTCGAGCCGGAAGTTCCAAGAACAGCGCTGGTTGACACCATCTGCGACGAGAAGTTTGAGGCTCTGATGGCGGCCGAAGCTTTGGGAGAACGCCTGACCGCGGTGAGGCTCGACACGCCCGGCTCGAGGAGGGGCAACTTCAGGAGGATAATCGAGGAGGTTCGCTGGGAGCTCGATTTGATGGGCTATGACCACGTTAAAATCTTCGTCAGTGGAGGCCTAAACGAGGAGAGCATAAGGGAGATAGTGGACATAACAGATGCTTTCGGTGTTGGCTCGTCCATCGCCAGTGCTAAACCCATAGACTTCTCCCTCGACATAGTCGAGATCGAGGGAAAGCCCTTCACCAAGCGCGGCAAGCTCAGCGGAAGGAAGCAGATATACCGCTGTGAGAACGGCCACTATCACCGCGTTCCAGCAGATAAAAAGCTGGAAAGGTGTCCAGTCTGTGGGGCGAAAGTCGAGCCGCTCTTAAAGCCACTCATCGAAAACGGCGAAATAGTGGCAGAGCTTCCAAAGGCGAGGGAGATAAGGGAGTACGTCTTGGAGCAAGCAGAGAGGTTTAAGCTGGACCTCGAATGA
- a CDS encoding helix-turn-helix transcriptional regulator: MKNRLRELREARRLTQEELAKALGVTRQTIIAIEKGKYDPSLKLAFKIARFFGVLIEDIFVYEGDGDV; the protein is encoded by the coding sequence ATGAAGAACCGCCTCCGCGAGCTCAGGGAAGCCAGGAGGCTAACCCAGGAGGAGCTGGCCAAAGCCCTCGGCGTTACAAGGCAGACGATAATAGCGATAGAAAAGGGTAAGTACGATCCGTCGCTTAAGCTCGCTTTCAAGATAGCGCGCTTTTTTGGAGTTCTCATTGAAGACATTTTCGTCTACGAGGGTGATGGCGATGTTTAG
- the dph5 gene encoding diphthine synthase, protein MAIYFIGLGLYDEKDITLKGLEMARKCDLVFAEFYTSLLAGTTLDKIEGLIGKPLRRLSREEVELQFERIVLSEAKGKDVAFLTAGDPMVATTHSDLRIRAKELGIESYVIHAPSIYSAIAMTGLQIYKFGKSATVAYPEKNWFPTSHYDVIKENKERGLHTMLFLDIKAEQNRYMTANEAMEILLQVEEMKKQGIFTPETLVVVLARAGSLTPTLKAGYVKDMLKEDFGRQPHVMVVPGKLHIVEAEYLVAFAGAPKDILDEV, encoded by the coding sequence ATGGCGATATACTTCATTGGGTTGGGACTCTACGACGAAAAGGACATCACGCTCAAGGGCCTTGAGATGGCCAGAAAATGCGACCTCGTCTTTGCCGAGTTCTACACCTCGCTTTTGGCAGGGACGACGCTTGATAAAATTGAAGGACTCATAGGGAAGCCCCTCAGGAGGCTCAGCAGGGAAGAGGTAGAGCTCCAATTTGAGAGAATCGTTCTTAGCGAGGCGAAGGGCAAGGACGTCGCTTTTCTAACCGCTGGCGATCCTATGGTGGCAACCACTCACTCCGACCTCCGCATAAGGGCAAAGGAGCTGGGCATTGAGAGCTATGTAATCCACGCGCCCAGCATCTATTCTGCCATAGCCATGACTGGCCTCCAGATATACAAGTTCGGCAAGAGCGCAACCGTGGCTTATCCAGAGAAGAACTGGTTTCCAACGAGCCACTACGACGTGATAAAGGAGAACAAAGAGCGGGGACTTCACACGATGCTCTTCCTTGACATAAAGGCCGAGCAGAACAGATATATGACCGCCAACGAGGCCATGGAGATTCTTCTCCAGGTTGAGGAGATGAAAAAACAGGGCATCTTCACGCCGGAAACCCTTGTCGTCGTTTTGGCCAGGGCCGGCTCGCTAACGCCGACGCTTAAAGCCGGTTATGTTAAGGACATGCTAAAGGAAGACTTCGGAAGGCAGCCGCACGTTATGGTCGTTCCCGGGAAGCTGCACATCGTTGAGGCTGAGTACCTTGTGGCCTTCGCCGGTGCGCCGAAGGATATACTCGACGAAGTCTAG
- the bpsA gene encoding N(4)-bis(aminopropyl)spermidine synthase, whose protein sequence is MREIVGRVKEKTSIPVYERTVENVLSAVLASSDVWRIVDLSEEPLPLVVAVITALHELGYIAFEENGVRLTAKGKELVEKYGIGSRKKYTCSHCQGKTVELDAFSDLLEQFKEIVKDRPQPLHNFDQAYVTPETTVARIALMHTRGDLENKEVFVLGDDDLTSVALMLSGLPKRIAVLDIDERLVKFIEKVADEIGFSNIEMFTFDLREPLPDYALHKFDTFITDPPETVDAIRAFVGRGIATLKGPGCAGYFGITRRESSLDKWRDIQRVLLNEFNVVITDIIRNFNEYVNWGYEEETRAWKLLPVKVKPSYNWYKSYMFRIQTLKGSKGYEEKIENWDIYNDEEASTT, encoded by the coding sequence ATGAGGGAAATAGTGGGGAGGGTCAAAGAGAAGACGAGCATTCCCGTTTACGAGAGGACCGTCGAGAACGTTCTGAGCGCAGTTCTAGCGAGCAGCGACGTCTGGCGCATAGTTGACCTTAGCGAGGAGCCGCTCCCGCTGGTCGTCGCGGTGATAACGGCCCTCCACGAGCTCGGCTACATCGCTTTCGAGGAGAACGGCGTGAGGCTCACCGCCAAGGGCAAGGAGCTGGTGGAGAAGTATGGAATCGGGTCAAGAAAGAAATACACCTGCTCTCACTGCCAGGGCAAGACCGTCGAGCTCGACGCCTTCAGCGATTTACTTGAGCAGTTCAAGGAGATCGTCAAGGACAGGCCACAGCCGCTCCATAACTTCGATCAGGCCTACGTTACGCCAGAGACCACCGTGGCAAGGATTGCCCTGATGCACACGAGGGGCGACCTTGAGAACAAGGAGGTCTTTGTCCTGGGTGATGACGACCTCACCAGCGTTGCCCTGATGCTCAGCGGCCTTCCGAAAAGGATAGCCGTCCTCGACATCGACGAGAGGCTTGTTAAGTTCATCGAGAAGGTCGCCGATGAGATAGGCTTCAGCAACATCGAGATGTTCACCTTCGACCTCAGGGAGCCGCTTCCAGACTACGCCCTCCACAAGTTCGACACTTTCATCACTGACCCACCAGAGACTGTTGACGCCATAAGAGCCTTCGTCGGCAGGGGAATCGCCACCCTCAAGGGACCAGGTTGCGCCGGCTACTTCGGTATAACGAGGCGCGAGAGCTCTCTCGACAAGTGGCGCGATATACAGAGGGTTCTCCTCAACGAGTTCAACGTCGTCATAACAGACATCATCAGGAACTTCAACGAGTATGTCAACTGGGGCTACGAGGAGGAGACCAGGGCCTGGAAGCTCCTTCCGGTTAAGGTCAAGCCGTCCTACAACTGGTACAAGAGCTACATGTTCAGGATTCAGACACTGAAGGGCTCAAAGGGCTACGAGGAAAAAATAGAGAACTGGGACATCTACAACGACGAGGAAGCCTCAACCACATGA
- a CDS encoding nucleotidyltransferase domain-containing protein, which translates to MKVEGLIECLRQKLGRVPGLHSLILFGSLVGGDFIPGTSDVDFFSILDDGVEWLWPEEG; encoded by the coding sequence ATGAAGGTTGAAGGCCTCATAGAATGCTTGAGGCAAAAGCTCGGCCGGGTTCCCGGCCTCCACTCTTTAATTCTCTTTGGCTCGCTGGTTGGGGGCGACTTCATTCCCGGAACGAGCGACGTTGACTTCTTCTCGATCCTTGATGATGGTGTTGAATGGCTCTGGCCTGAAGAAGGATGA
- a CDS encoding metal-sulfur cluster assembly factor encodes MVTKEEVMEKVKAVVDEKYVKGLEIGEDNSITITLAKNTPNIDDVLIRLNAELQKIEGIGTITINREREKTVDEGAEVTKEIVLEKLKEVIDPEIGVDVVNLGLIYELDIRPDKTVYVKMTMTTPGCPLTMWILRAVEDKILEIPGVKDAEIELTFDPPWTPDRISEEYKKRLGIF; translated from the coding sequence ATGGTAACCAAGGAAGAAGTAATGGAGAAGGTTAAAGCGGTGGTTGATGAGAAGTACGTTAAGGGACTTGAAATCGGGGAAGATAATTCCATAACGATTACACTCGCCAAGAACACTCCTAACATAGATGACGTTCTCATAAGGCTCAATGCCGAGCTCCAGAAAATAGAGGGTATAGGTACGATAACGATAAACCGAGAGCGCGAGAAGACCGTTGATGAGGGCGCCGAAGTCACCAAAGAGATCGTACTCGAAAAGCTCAAGGAAGTCATCGACCCGGAAATCGGCGTTGATGTCGTTAATCTGGGCCTTATATATGAGCTGGACATCAGGCCCGACAAGACCGTCTACGTCAAGATGACGATGACCACCCCGGGTTGTCCTCTAACCATGTGGATTCTCAGGGCTGTTGAGGATAAGATACTGGAAATCCCAGGCGTGAAGGATGCGGAAATAGAGCTTACCTTTGACCCGCCGTGGACGCCGGACAGGATAAGCGAGGAGTACAAGAAGAGGCTGGGCATATTCTGA
- a CDS encoding DUF2178 domain-containing protein — MNWGAVVGLILGLAVATYLPVIYRRNIGLEMDERVARIEEKASKVTLELVQLVSGLGIAYSAFVAKNLSTAFTFLLLVFMASTFGHLAFKVHYSRVM, encoded by the coding sequence ATGAACTGGGGCGCTGTCGTCGGACTCATCCTTGGGCTCGCCGTAGCGACCTACCTTCCGGTTATTTACCGAAGGAACATAGGGCTCGAAATGGACGAGAGAGTTGCGAGAATAGAGGAAAAGGCCTCGAAGGTGACCCTTGAGCTTGTTCAGTTAGTAAGTGGATTGGGAATCGCCTACTCGGCCTTCGTTGCCAAGAACCTCTCAACGGCCTTCACGTTCCTTCTGCTGGTTTTCATGGCATCAACCTTCGGACACCTCGCGTTTAAGGTTCACTACTCGAGGGTGATGTGA
- a CDS encoding sulfide/dihydroorotate dehydrogenase-like FAD/NAD-binding protein has translation MGYKITKKENLSAIDFFMEVEAPHIARSWKVGQFVVLIPDDKGERVPMSVYHADDGRIGMFLRRHGITTFKLWYEFDVGDEILSITGPLGKPIDVKYYGNVVFVSNAVCAQAESYATLKAMKEVGNYTIAIQTFENAANVYPEKYLAKPVADEHYLTTEDGSVGIKGHYIDVLNEFIEKDKVDIVFGGGKLGSLKKLAELTRPYGIPTIVTVRQIMVDGTGMCGSCRVLYDGEIKFACRDGPMMDAHKIDWDDAIKRNARFAEQEKIARERYLAKLRENGVI, from the coding sequence ATGGGGTATAAAATAACAAAAAAGGAGAACCTGAGCGCCATAGACTTCTTCATGGAGGTCGAGGCACCCCACATAGCTCGCTCCTGGAAGGTGGGCCAGTTCGTGGTTTTGATTCCCGATGATAAGGGCGAAAGAGTCCCGATGTCTGTCTATCATGCTGATGACGGAAGGATAGGTATGTTTCTCAGACGCCATGGAATCACAACCTTCAAGCTCTGGTATGAGTTCGACGTTGGAGACGAGATTCTCAGTATAACAGGCCCTCTTGGAAAGCCGATTGACGTCAAGTACTACGGCAACGTTGTCTTTGTCTCGAATGCTGTCTGTGCGCAGGCCGAGAGCTACGCAACGCTCAAGGCCATGAAAGAAGTTGGAAACTACACTATAGCGATTCAGACCTTTGAGAACGCCGCAAACGTTTATCCAGAGAAGTACCTAGCAAAACCGGTGGCGGACGAGCACTACCTCACAACAGAAGATGGAAGCGTTGGTATAAAGGGCCACTACATTGATGTCCTCAATGAGTTCATCGAGAAGGACAAGGTGGATATAGTCTTCGGCGGTGGAAAGCTCGGCTCCCTCAAAAAGCTCGCTGAGCTAACAAGGCCCTACGGAATCCCCACGATAGTCACGGTCAGGCAGATAATGGTTGACGGAACAGGAATGTGCGGTTCGTGTAGGGTTCTTTACGACGGTGAGATAAAGTTCGCCTGCAGGGACGGGCCGATGATGGATGCTCACAAAATAGACTGGGACGATGCCATAAAGAGGAACGCCCGCTTTGCTGAGCAGGAGAAAATTGCAAGGGAGAGATACCTTGCCAAGCTGAGGGAGAATGGGGTGATCTGA
- a CDS encoding MBL fold metallo-hydrolase — protein MRVIPLTSESLGVRSLATFVEASGIKILIDPGVALGPKRYGLPPAKAEMEVLQKMRRKLQGYARRSEVVVISHYHYDHHTPFFEGLYESSSESYAREIYEGKPLFIKHPQENINFSQRKRAWAFLKNTEPIAGKIEFADGKSFDLGGVELEFSPAVPHGGEGSRLGFVVMTLIDDGSKRVIHASDIQMLNRKSVEWIIGKIPDLLITGGPPTYLGKRAEGSWQVGIKNLNEIIRETGAEIILDHHIIRDKNYPRFFDELEEIPKTFAGYLKVEDRPLEAYRRELHKIEKGGEAEIPFKLSRGSRRP, from the coding sequence ATGCGCGTCATCCCACTCACATCGGAGAGCCTAGGCGTGAGGAGCTTAGCCACCTTCGTAGAGGCCTCTGGAATAAAAATCCTCATCGACCCCGGTGTCGCCCTCGGGCCGAAGCGCTACGGCCTTCCACCGGCTAAGGCCGAGATGGAGGTACTCCAGAAGATGAGACGGAAGCTTCAGGGCTACGCGCGGAGGAGTGAGGTTGTCGTTATTTCCCACTATCATTACGACCACCACACACCGTTCTTCGAAGGTCTGTACGAGAGTTCAAGCGAGAGCTACGCGAGGGAGATATACGAGGGAAAGCCCCTCTTCATAAAGCACCCCCAGGAAAACATAAACTTCAGCCAGAGGAAGCGCGCTTGGGCCTTCCTCAAAAACACCGAACCGATAGCGGGGAAGATTGAGTTCGCGGACGGCAAATCTTTTGACCTCGGCGGCGTTGAGTTGGAGTTCTCTCCAGCAGTTCCCCATGGAGGCGAAGGTTCCAGGCTCGGCTTCGTTGTGATGACGCTCATTGATGACGGCTCTAAGAGAGTAATCCACGCGAGCGATATTCAGATGCTCAACAGAAAATCTGTAGAGTGGATAATCGGGAAGATTCCAGATTTGCTCATAACTGGGGGGCCACCGACATACCTCGGTAAGCGCGCTGAGGGAAGCTGGCAGGTTGGCATTAAAAACCTCAACGAGATAATCCGCGAAACAGGAGCGGAGATAATACTCGACCACCATATCATCAGAGATAAGAACTATCCGAGGTTTTTCGACGAGCTCGAGGAGATACCAAAGACCTTCGCGGGCTACCTGAAGGTTGAAGATCGACCGTTGGAGGCTTACAGGCGGGAACTTCACAAAATCGAGAAAGGTGGGGAGGCAGAGATACCGTTCAAACTAAGTCGAGGAAGCCGCCGTCCCTAG
- a CDS encoding ABC transporter ATP-binding protein, whose amino-acid sequence MAVIKVENLEKYYGKVKALNGISFEVKEGEIFGLIGPNGAGKSTTLKILATLLKPTVGKAIIAGYDVVKDAPKVRELISYLPEEAGAYKNLTGIEYLEFMARLYAKGGRNVEEMLELGVKISDLGERLHDKVSTYSKGMTRKLLLARALMVKPKLAILDEPASGLDIVNAYTIRNTIRDFARNEGVTFLISSHNMLEVEYLCDRVALINRGRIVEMGTPAELKEKYGAKNLEEVFMSAVGAEINEPVGGEGS is encoded by the coding sequence ATGGCGGTCATAAAAGTTGAAAACCTCGAAAAATACTATGGGAAAGTCAAGGCCCTAAATGGGATAAGCTTTGAGGTTAAAGAGGGTGAAATATTTGGTCTGATAGGGCCAAACGGCGCAGGTAAGAGCACTACGCTGAAAATACTCGCCACCTTATTGAAGCCAACCGTTGGGAAGGCAATCATAGCTGGTTACGATGTTGTCAAAGATGCCCCGAAGGTGAGGGAGCTGATAAGCTACCTGCCGGAGGAGGCAGGAGCTTACAAAAACCTCACGGGCATCGAGTACCTCGAATTCATGGCGAGGCTATACGCGAAGGGTGGAAGAAATGTGGAGGAAATGCTTGAGCTCGGTGTCAAGATTTCAGACCTGGGCGAGAGGCTCCACGATAAGGTCTCCACTTACTCTAAGGGCATGACGAGGAAGCTCCTCCTCGCGAGGGCCCTGATGGTGAAGCCGAAGCTGGCCATCCTAGACGAGCCCGCGAGCGGGCTGGACATAGTCAATGCTTACACCATACGGAATACCATAAGGGATTTCGCAAGGAACGAGGGCGTTACCTTCCTCATATCGAGCCACAACATGCTGGAGGTCGAGTACCTCTGCGACCGAGTGGCGCTCATCAACCGGGGCAGGATAGTTGAAATGGGCACTCCAGCAGAGCTAAAGGAGAAGTACGGCGCTAAAAACCTTGAGGAGGTCTTCATGAGTGCCGTCGGTGCTGAAATCAACGAGCCCGTTGGGGGTGAGGGCTCATGA
- a CDS encoding ferredoxin, translating to MAWKVMVDQDTCIGDAICASLCPDVFEMNDEGKAVPVVEVIDDENLYNCAVEAAEACPVSAIVIEEA from the coding sequence ATGGCGTGGAAGGTTATGGTTGACCAGGACACCTGTATTGGAGATGCCATCTGTGCCAGCCTCTGCCCGGACGTCTTCGAGATGAACGACGAGGGCAAGGCTGTTCCGGTTGTGGAGGTTATCGATGACGAGAACCTCTACAACTGCGCAGTTGAGGCTGCCGAGGCCTGCCCGGTCAGCGCTATCGTCATTGAGGAGGCCTGA
- a CDS encoding ATPase has translation MLRVVGDDFVKRYCLEYNREALEEVRPYIGERPYSRLKALLEYRLTGKDFDRSPVGEKIALAFSAGSDSTSTLKILRWAGFEVVPVTAKLPQINEGVIEKAKSYGAVFVEIPGYLEAMTEQMNKGAPICGRCHSMVIKAVEDYAREIGAKIVASGDLLSSGLISIYRNGDIVTLNLPAFLALDKAEIIELIGGKYDLKFGCPLLWETFRKAPSVKRFSIQRVLRELRARAITPEIAETLILDILSR, from the coding sequence ATGCTAAGAGTTGTTGGAGACGACTTCGTCAAGCGATACTGCCTTGAGTACAACCGCGAGGCCCTTGAGGAGGTTAGGCCTTACATTGGCGAGAGACCTTACTCCCGTCTTAAGGCTCTCCTTGAATATCGTCTGACTGGAAAAGACTTCGACCGCTCACCCGTTGGTGAAAAAATAGCTCTGGCTTTTTCTGCCGGCTCAGACAGCACCTCAACTCTCAAAATCCTCCGCTGGGCTGGCTTCGAGGTTGTCCCCGTTACGGCAAAGCTCCCCCAGATAAACGAAGGGGTTATCGAGAAGGCCAAAAGCTACGGCGCGGTTTTTGTTGAAATTCCTGGTTATCTTGAGGCGATGACTGAGCAGATGAACAAGGGTGCCCCAATCTGCGGCCGGTGTCATTCGATGGTCATAAAGGCCGTCGAGGACTACGCGAGAGAGATAGGTGCCAAAATCGTAGCCAGCGGCGACTTGCTGAGCTCTGGCCTTATTTCCATCTACAGGAACGGAGACATAGTAACGCTGAACCTCCCGGCTTTTCTTGCTCTCGACAAGGCTGAGATAATCGAGCTCATAGGTGGAAAGTACGACCTCAAGTTCGGCTGTCCCCTTCTGTGGGAGACCTTTAGGAAAGCGCCCAGCGTAAAGCGATTCTCCATCCAGAGGGTTCTCCGTGAGCTTAGAGCCAGGGCCATAACCCCTGAAATAGCGGAGACATTGATACTCGACATCCTATCCCGCTGA